The genomic region ATAGTTAGTAGCCATTAGACATGAAGAATAAAAACAGAAGAACTATGCCTAAATTATGAATTTTCTAAATGAATTATAATGGTAACAATTCActactatatatatacacacgCCCGCACTAATTATACACGGtaataattagtcattaattatttttttgttataattattttcttatatatatatatatatatgattattttttattctacaatcgtgcaataattttttattttttatattcgtGTATATTTTTCGATCCCCATTTATACGCatgattaataattttttttaaatagtgctattttaatttttcttttcttttacgtATCTTCATATGttagcaagaaaagaaaaatcacctATTGTGACTCTTTTTCTTGTACCACGCTTTAATCTTTATTAATCAATCTTGTGTCCAcacaatataattaaatttttaatcacTCTAATCTATTGATGAATTGTACTTCTATTAATAATTGCATTACtaatctaaaataataaaaaaagaaaaaaacgtgatacatatatccaagaaagaaaataaacttaaaagtaaaaaaaaagaaattttatattaaaaatttaaaaaataacatatccaagaagaatagtcataatatataaattgaggtaacaatttaaatttctctaagactaatttaatcaaataccaatattagaactaaattacttaaataatattgaATCTATTCTAATACTTagacacgtatagattagagCCATTCTCGTAACCACAACCAACTAAAACAACATCATAAGTTtgaacatttagaattcgtgcaaattcagaCCATCCTGATAGAAGAGAATTTATGCCAATTCCAAAAACTAGATAAAgtaattccgttgttagtatagtccaaaccggcaatagatcctctcaatcaaaattcaatctaAAAGATATCACAATTCAAAGCAAATAtaaactgggagttttaagtcccgggtcgttctccctaggaactaatgccaaagAGTGCACACAATTTTGCTTGTGAGAATCAAAAGGGTTTTCAATAATTGAAAGtaaacaaaataaaggaattaaagaacaagacaaaattacaattaatgaagtaataaaagaacaaaagaactatgtatgtaatataaacaagtaaggcTAAAAAGTAatggaaaagtggttcaaaacataaataaaaccttgacttgggatgagttatggaatcccttccttgacataaccacaactatgataattatgatggattaatctcactaagttaACCCTCACATtggagagtaagttaaatgagcataagtattcttaacccacaaatcctagcttgcttgctaattaccttagcaacaaattagcattagtgggaacaagaacaattaacaacccaagaattatcactaaatgttggacattatgcctctagtaatccatacactcatttttcccaagtcaaggggtggaaattaccccataatcaaaattggcatttcatcaaacacatagtgggcataaacataaaacatgacaAAATTGGTAAATTAAGGAAAGCTAAGAACCATAAATGATCACAATCAATAAAggaaactcaaacaaacatataaaagccatcaaacatcaaattcaacaattaGAAAACAAAAATTGCAAACTATGCATAtattgacaagagaaatgaaaatagatgaaagtgtagaacaagtaatgtaattaaaagagaaattaaagaaatacttacaatgagatagcaaaatccaagaccaaagttgaactataaaatgctacaaaccctaagagagaattgaaagaaaacctaacctaaactatcctaaaactaggggtgtgcatggttcagtttttccataaactgaactgaaactgcactaaaccattttaaatggtttagaaactgaaccaaactgctttgtcatataagaaactggttttaaaccagtttataatacagtgcaccagtttaaaccagttcataaaaataaaactggttttaattaaaacaattagtaacaaacaagcaataagaaaaaaaaatatattacctTGTTCAGCTTTTTCAatctcttcaaaattttcaattactcTAAATGGGTCATCTATTACCCAATCTTGAGTGCATACAAGAGCTTCCACCATATATGGTGTCAAGGAGCTCCGATAAGGGTCAATAATCCTTCCTCTTGTACTAAACGCACTCTCAGAAGCAACTGTAGAAACCGGTATGGCTAAAACTTCTCGAGCCATACGTGCAAGAATAGAAAATCGGGTTAAATTTTCCTTCTACCAACCCAAAATATCCAACTCCGCCGACTTGTTTCTAGGCTCACAATCTTCTTTCAGATATCTGTCAAGTTCAGATTTAGCATCTGAATCACGTCCAGTTGACTGCAAATAAATATTCAAGatatcatcttcatcctcttcattgATCATTGCATCTTGATTGCTTTGAGATTCATCTTCTTTGCCTTGGTAGTGATTATAAAGGGAATTCAAGCAAGTAGACAATTTTGACTTGAGTTCTTCTCCCTTTTCAACACCAAATGACTCATCCAAAATCCAATTTACAAAATCCAACTTGTGACATGGATCAAGCACAATTGCAATCAACAACAACATGTTAATGACATTTGGAGTTCCCCAATACTTGTCATATTTCCTTTGCATCTTGGACGCCATTAACCTTATGCTCAAATCAGTATTTTCACAATGCAACTTGATTTTTCTTCCGATGCTAAAGACTTCTTTCATGCATTTATTACTAGTGACATACAAACTCCCAGAAATGCGCAATGTAGCATCATAGAATATTTTCAAGAATGGTAAAATTGACTCCGCATAAGTCCAATCATCATCCGTAGGCACACCATAAGATTTGCTCAGCTCATTAATATATTTATCATCTTGCAACTCAAGCAAATCAAACGCTGCTCGAAGCTTTAATGCTGCTTCCAACATTAAATATGTCGAATTCCACCGAGTTTCGACATCCAAAGAAACAAGTCCTTTATAATTGATGCTCTCCAGCTCAATGCAcgctttgaagctttcacatcTCATAGGAGATGATTTGACATATTTTACTGCATTGCGAATTCTTGTAATTGAATCATCAATCTCTTTCAAGCCATCTTTCACTATCAAATTTAGGATATGAGCACAACAACGCATATGAAGATAGTCCCCCTTTAAAACAAGACTATTCCATGCATTTAATCTCTTTTTCAAGTATAAAATTGCACCATCATTAGAAGTTGCGTTATCAACCGTTACAGTAAAAACTTGATGCAATTTCCAAGCATCCAAACAACCTTCAATAGCTCTACCAAGTACTTCTTCTGAATGACCCTCAACCCGGAAAAATTTCAATATCCTCTTTTGCAACTTCCAATCATTGTCAATAAAGTGTGCCGTTAGAGACATATAAGTCAAATTTTGACTCGATGTTGTCCAAGTGTCAGTTGTAAGGCACACTTTTTGACAATGATGAGAGAAATAACTTTGTAACTTCATTTTCTCTGTTTCATAAAAAGAAAGTATATCACGGGTCAATGTAGTACGCGAAGGGATTTTAAACTTAGGTTGCAAGCTATGCAATAGCCTTTGAAACATATTTCTTTCTACAAATCGGAAAGCTAGCTCTTCAGTCACAAACATCTCAGTGAGGATACTTCGAGATACTGCTTGGTCAAACTTTGTAACACTTAGTGAGAATATAGGACCACTTGTTCCCCCTTCTATCATTTGTCTCTTGCTCTGTTCATTGTTCGAGTCAAAACATCGCTTCCAATATTGCCGCATAGCACTTGTTCCCCCCCGCATATTTTATTTGACCGTTGCAGTTTTTACATCTCGCATACTTCTCTATCCCTTCGATTGGAATGAAATGTTTCCATATCTCTGATCGATTCTTACGCCCAGAAGATCCACTAGGTTGAGGAGGTAATGAGGGATGAGCAGGAAGAACAGCAGGATTTGAATGCTCCTCTCTCTCAGACATTTTTAATATGAGCAACAAACCTAATtgtaaattaaataactaattaaacAAAACCAATAAATCGAATTTGCTCAATGCTTACAAAAGACACATGTGACATCTAGTCTACTTTAATAGAAAATGGCACATAATTTTTTCTTAGAGTTAAAAGTGTTATCtatatataataaccaataataggaAAGAGATATATATGTAATGAGGGGAGAAGAGATTTAATTATATCTATGCAGAAAACCCATCTTACTTTAGGTGTTTGGCTTTGTGTTTCAATTGTATAAACTAAGTTCTGCTTATGAGCTGAGTAAATTTGAGGGTCCAAACaacatttataaattataaacaatCATGTAAGTGGATATCGAAAATTATATACCAAATTAATTACCAATGTACAATatacattaaaatataaaatacaaactaaaaataggttaaataatatatattatataaatatataataactaattttttgtaTGTCTAACTATTTTCATTATTCAATTTAGAACAAACAAAACCTCATTTATTGGAGATATGGCAGCAACAGAAACCAAAGAAAACCACATTCACCTGATTTGAACATGAACTCTTTCTAATAAAGAATgaggttatttaattttttaatcatgAAATTAAATTCTTTATAAAGTTTCAAATTAACTCATACATTCAATTTACCAAATGCACTAACTTAAGTTTGTATGCTTTCACAGATTTTAATTGGGAAGAAGACTTAGAAGATAGAAAATCTGTTACTGCTATTGTGTGTATTTGGAGAGTAATTTAGTGTCTTGAAAAAGTAACAAACAAGATAAAGTGAGCAGGAGTAGTACCAAAGCTGTTAGCATTAACTTGAGTTAGTTAGAATTAATTTTACCAGCTGTGATTAGTGTATGTTTAAGCTAATCTCAGTTGACATCTCTTATATATACGACCAACTCAGTGTAATCAATATACAGTAAATTCAATCACAATTCATACTACCATTCTGTTTTCTTGTAACACAAGTCtgttatattttttctttctgttttattcTTGACTTCTTCAAGACTCATTGAGTTATATTCATGCTTCTAATAAACGGGAGATAAGTACAGAacacaaaataataattttatgatGCTATTAATCAAAGACTCAATATGTGATTCTTCATCATCAATTATTTGAAGACCCTTTTGTCAATTTCACGTAAATCAGTTAAAATATACTCTTAGATCGATTTCCAACATCATATTTCATAGGAGAGCAAGATTTTGTTGCCCCGTCGGAACCAAACAGCATCCAAAAATGACACATGTGACCAATGCAAACAACTAAACAACActttaaaaaggaaaataaataaataaaatgacacAAACTATGAAGTAATAAATACATCATTACATGCTAACACTAATAGGGTTACTTAGACCAAGTTTGGAACTTACTTTTTCTTCAACAATGCTCTCTTTAGAAATCTGAGAAACGCCTCCAAATAATGAAAGCCACAGGAACCAGTTTGCAAGTCAACAATACAAGGGCATTCTAGAGCTCTCTGAGCTTTCACCTCATCTAGTctacaacaacatcaacaataagCAAACGTAAGAGTACTGGAAAGCAAACAGAAGAAATAGCACAGTTAAGACTAACAGTGAACTGGAATGAAACTATAGACCAGAATTATAAAACAAAGTTTATAAGATCTGACAGAAAGCTTTTCTACAAATTGCATACCAACACATTAATTGGGCATTAGTTAGAAATACTAGTGTCTAGTTAATTTGGGTACAATATATTATTCAATAACCTACGAGAAATTTGCGGCACAAATTGCAGTAGATTCTTCGTGTAGTTTttaagatataaaaaaaaatagtaaactaCCAATAGGTGATTTATGGCAGATGAATGTCATGACATTTTGGTTTAGCTCTGAAGCCTATAAATATCATGTTATTACTTTCTGCTAAGAAACTACACACCATTGTACAAAAACTACAGATTCCCATGCTGGAAATGGATTTGTGACAATAAATAAATTCGCAAATTATTGTATCAATTCCTAAGGCTATCCTGTACAAAATTAATCACAGAACAAGAATACCCTATAGAGGATGCTAACAAAAAGTTAAAAGGTATAACTGGACATAAAACTAGAATAAGCAACAGCGTCCACCCAGTCCGGGAGAAGACCCTTTAATCTCTTTGCTGGATCAACCAATTTTTGGTCTAAAACTGCTAGATTCACTCTTAATGGTTCAGAACTGTTGGCCTGATTAATTAAaaacaagattaaaaaaaattcagcaATGCATCATGCTCTAATGATAACTAATGAATTCCAACACTTTAGGCATTAATGTTCATGATAAAATTGAACCTCGTCAACACTGCTAAATTACTCATGAGCTCCACCAACTTTATAATGAGTATGCCTAAATCTAAAGATACTTCATTTCTATCTACATTctacaaaatatttttcaaaaataacaaattccccctttaaagaaaagaaaagaaaagaagatatcaGTATCAGTCCCATGTGTGGTTCCGAAACTATTAATCAgcaccaagaaaccaaaaataaCACTTAGAACCATATTCAACCAAAGATCCTAAAAATCCAATCTTTTCAATTAGAAAACTACTCCAAAATACTCAAAATTGGTATCCAAATTCAAGCCACAGCACAAAACTTCATagtaactaaaacaaaaaaagctgcaataattaaattaaaatagaaataggTAACTGTAAAAATGGCTTACTAATTGACTAGGTAAAAAAGTATTGTCTCCCCTGCTTCCAATCATAGTAAAACATAAGAGAAAAGAGATTACCTACTGTGTTAGATGGCAGCAACAGGGGTTGGTAGCGACGGTGATGATGGCGGTGGTGGGTTGGTAGCGGCGGCAGCAAGGGAGAGACGAGAGAGGAATGGTAGCGACGGCAGCAACCAGCAAGGGAGAGACGATACTGTGTTAGACGACGGTGAGTGACAGTGGGCGACGGCGGCGAATAGTTCGACGACGGCAACTCTGACGGTGGTAGCGGTGGGTTGGTTGCGGCGGCAGAAGGGGAGAGACGAGAGAGGATGTTGAAACACGATTAGGGTTTTTGCGTTTTCAGTTTTCACATTTTCAATTTTTGAGTTTGGAAGATTGAATTGAAGTTACTGATGTGAATAAAccagtttttatttggtttaaaactaaactgaaccataaaaactggtttttaataaactggtttttataaaaaactatggtttcagttcagttttttatttaaaaaaattggtttatttaaaacagtttcaattcagtttcagttcagttcagTCAAActagtttttttgcacacccctacctaaaactactcctaaaatgtatttttcctattctaagatggctCTCTTGTTATGTGTTGATATGCCCTTAATATAGCCTCTCAACCAGCCTTCagcacttcagaaatgggcctagaGACCCCCAAAACTGCAcagcacgtgactttttaatggatgCATGTGCTggtacctgtgcggacgcacagatgtgtgcgtccacaCACTTCGCTGAAtttgcacttgtgcgtacgcacaaaggattgtgcgcacgcacacttcgtgATGCTCTGGATTCGCTTTGCTTGGgttcttgtgcatacgcacaggtggttgtgcgcacgcacgcatgctgatttccttcttgtgcgtacgcacgtatcCTTGTGCACACGCATGCATGGCTGAGCTCTCCTcgtttgttttcttcatgctttctcccaattgcatgctcCTTTTCCATTCCcactaagccattcctaccttattcatctgaaatcactcacaaataacatcaaggtatcgaatggaaggtaaatggaataaaattagtcgaaataagcacaaaagagcatgttttcacatttaggtacaatctagagagaaaacacaaaagtatgctattttggtgcttaagtgtgagttcatgtgctagaatccatccaatttgagtcaaaatataccaacaaatatggactcatcaatttccccacacttaaacaatagcatgtcctcatgctaatcacataCAAAGGAGAAGGATAAAAGGGAAACAACTTTTTGAATGtactatctatatgcatgtatCTATGCTATATACtatctatatatatctatctataatgTCCTATTGATTTTGTGCAAACAAACAAGAGAATTTCCAAGCAAGTATATAGAAATATAGGGCTAAGCAGAGAAGTAGCTCAATGCAAGCAAAATCTAGAGAATTGATTCAAgtttcaaaatgaagcaacttgcaagaatgtaTGACAAGAGAGGTGGAAATATAGAATTGAGTGagcgaaccctcactaggtgtgtatatacACTCTGATCACTCGGTGTctaagggtcaattcactcaagtctcctctaatcatgttttcaagggattgcttttcatctaacaattaacaagTATGTGATGCATGAGTGCAAGTATCATAAGGTCTttagagggttgtaatggggttaaggttaaggtaggataaatatggctaagtggactaaggaattggatctttgattaactcCAGTGTCCAACTCAACCTACATCAACCAAATCACAAAATATGCACCCTAACCTCCCATAATCACACTTTTTATACACATTCATGCATCTTTTTCATCCAAGTCCACACATGcacttcttattcattttttttctttttctttgggatgacttttgtcccatcttattattatttatttttctttcttttttttcttcttttctatttttttctctctcttttttttctttttctatgaaaaatgcatatggttaaagcaaattgatacatgaatgtgcacccattttttccaaattttcaatgaataccCACAACAATATTTTTTCGCTACCAATGTTTTCCAAAATTTCTCCcgcacttaaatgacacacactcctcaacctaagctaatcaaagttgcaattcaaggtaattcatggtttttcgcttagggttgtgatgtgctaatatcaagaacaatgggataaataaagctcaaaggggtttaacaaaggtagatgtaagggtaggtccatatgggtgagtgagtttaattcaaaaatggcctcaatcatgctcaatgcaattcaaaacatcaattattggaaataaagaataaagaaaaaccaagatcacaatcatagaagagatatagcatacaatgaacaaaattagtggttaaaatgtgtaacaACTCAATAAAGCTCAAAAGCTCAGAAGgtattttgttctatctctcttctatgttccacaaaaattcattcaagcaagtttaaaaataattttccaaatcaattcaatagaatgccctaaaaacaaaattcttggaagTCCTTGTTGTTTTTCACAAAAATTATTCCTATATgcgtatgtatgttgtgatggatgcaatttttcaaaaatttcctagttctattcctaattttcaacaaccaaaaagtaacatgaacaattaggacaaaattgaactaggtgttATACTATTCACattatccaatcacaacttctatctataaaatatatactaagaaaaagatgcagAAATACAACATGCAATAGCTAGAAATAAACTAtgatatatataccaaaagaaaatgcaatgcaacagtcaaaaacactccaaatatatacaagaaacctactaaaagaaataaaaataaagtgcaaagtgcttggaaaaagaaagtttacaccccaaaatgatgaatcctcccccacacttaagcgttgcactgTCCTCCGTGCACGAACAAAATCCGGTGGTGAGGAGCTATGAAGCTCCACATTCAGCTGGTGGGCTCAGGGGTTCTAGTTGCTGAGTAAACAAATAAACACAATTGAGAAAAAGTGAGATGTGTGTGGTATGACAATGTGTGTGTTCTAAGTGTGCACGGTTTAGAACAACACACATTGGCTGGGTAAATGTGGATCACACAATCCAAAGAATTACCATATGTCCCTCAATTAGGTAACCTAGGTTGCAAGTGAAGAATGAgcaaaacttaaggcacaagcaaCCTTAGGTGACTATGAAAGTGAATTGAGTGATTAAGATATTGGCTATTGTAATTGTGCAAGTTAAAGCGCAAGAttaatataaaatagcacaataaaTAACAACCAATTCAATAATGAACGAAAACTCCCTACTCATCACGAAGCATAATGAAAAAGTCACATGAAAGggtacttgttacaaaaagtgataagcttgataagaatcaagttaggttactcaaacaaatgcaaagcattaacaaggaacaagtaTTGGACATGTGATGATTTTTAATAtgaaatcatgatgaacaagtaatttcaactcaaatcacttaatcCAATGCACTTATATAATTTGTCCTAGTGGTACAATCAAAATATGAGTATTCAAATCCACTAGGTACTTGCATATTAAAGTAAAGTATAAGTGCATTGTATCAAGAGGCAACCCTATCGCTAATaaacaaacacttgcaacttatttaaataaaaacaactaaagtaaaactaatataataaataaaataaaaatgaaatacaaTGAAGATTAAATAAAACAAGAGGAAAAACATGGAAGAAGCAAGAAAAGAGAGGGGTGGAGGGGGCAGAAGTGCATTAGGGCTTAAatggaaaagcaataaaaattttgcccaaaacagcacttgtgcgtacgcacaaacatgtgtgcgtacgcacactaggtgaAAAGGGGAGGGGTGCGTCCACACAAGTCGTGTGACCGCTCTAGACAGAAGGGGGTGTAAGAAGTGTGCGCACGCATAAGCCTGTGCgtgcgtgatgagcggataatttatacgctttttgggattgtttttagtatgtttttagtagaatttagttacttttagtgatgttttcattattttttatgttaaattcacatttctggactttactatgagtttgtgtgtttttctgtgatttcagatattttctggctgaaattgagggacttgagcaaaaatcagattcagaggttgaagaaggattgctgatgctgttggattctgacctccctgcactcaaaatggattttctggagctacagaactcaaaatggcacgcttccaattgcgttgaaaaatagacatctagggctttccagcaatatataatagttcatactttgcccaagtttagatgacgcaaactggcgttcaacgccagctctctgcccaattctggcgtccagcgccagaaacaagttgcaaagtggagttcaacgcccaaaatggcacaaaagctggcgttcaacttcaagaatgacctctccacgtgtagacttcaagctcagcccaagcacacaccaagtgggccctggaagtggatttatgcatcaattacttacttctgtaaaccctaatgactagtttattataaatagaactttttatcattatATTCGGAAGctttggttactccggttcccctctggggccaagaccaatgaactccattatcacttatgtattttcaacggtagagtttctacactccatagattaaggtgtggagctctgctgttcctcaaagattaatgcaaagtactactgtttt from Arachis ipaensis cultivar K30076 chromosome B02, Araip1.1, whole genome shotgun sequence harbors:
- the LOC107627143 gene encoding zinc finger BED domain-containing protein RICESLEEPER 2-like, with protein sequence MRGGTSAMRQYWKRCFDSNNEQSKRQMIEGGTSGPIFSLSVTKFDQAVSRSILTEMFVTEELAFRFVERNMFQRLLHSLQPKFKIPSRTTLTRDILSFYETEKMKLQSYFSHHCQKVCLTTDTWTTSSQNLTYMSLTAHFIDNDWKLQKRILKFFRVEGHSEEVLGRAIEGCLDAWKLHQVFTVTVDNATSNDGAILYLKKRLNAWNSLVLKGDYLHMRCCAHILNLIVKDGLKEIDDSITRIRNAVKYVKSSPMRCESFKACIELESINYKGLVSLDVETRWNSTYLMLEAALKLRAAFDLLELQDDKYINELSKSYGVPTDDDWTYAESILPFLKIFYDATLRISGSLYVTSNKCMKEVFSIGRKIKLHCENTDLSIRLMASKMQRKYDKYWGTPNVINMLLLIAIVLDPCHKLDFVNWILDESFGVEKGEELKSKLSTCLNSLYNHYQGKEDESQSNQDAMINEEDEDDILNIYLQSTGRDSDAKSELDRYLKEDCEPRNKSAELDILGW